In a single window of the Orbaceae bacterium lpD04 genome:
- the gltP gene encoding glutamate/aspartate:proton symporter GltP — MSLILRKFCQSLAWQILFALVLGVALGAILNIISYESHSLYPYYQFTIVNILQPAGNIFISMIKMIVLPIILSTLTLGIAGLGGSKRLGTLGFKTILYFEVITTIAILLGLLFGNIFSPGVGVDSAQLGHADVSKYISQSSELSDKPHGLIVMILDMIPSNIFKAMSNGEILPVIFFCVFFGLGLMQLPDKQREPFVAFLKVISDTMFKVTNIIMRYAPIGVFALMTVTIAKYGFASLLPLLKLVAVVYIAMIVFTVGVLGLVCKLCKFNIFMLLRILKEELIIAFSTASSETALPKIIEKMEAYGAPKSVTSFVIPTGYSFNLDGSTLYQSITVIFLAQLFNIDLSIMQQIIIVITLMIASKGIAGVPGASILVLSATLGSVGIPLEGIGYIMGVERILDMGRTVVNVVGNALAAIVIARWEHIFDDNKARCYEQDYIHNRIKE, encoded by the coding sequence ATGTCATTGATCTTACGAAAATTTTGCCAAAGTTTAGCTTGGCAAATACTATTTGCGTTGGTGTTAGGTGTTGCCTTAGGCGCTATTTTGAATATTATTTCATATGAGTCACACTCATTATACCCATACTACCAATTTACTATCGTAAATATCTTACAACCCGCGGGTAATATTTTTATTAGTATGATTAAAATGATTGTATTGCCAATTATTTTAAGTACTTTAACCTTAGGAATAGCTGGGCTTGGCGGTTCAAAACGATTAGGTACTTTGGGTTTTAAAACTATACTTTATTTTGAAGTTATCACGACTATTGCAATTTTATTGGGCCTGTTGTTCGGTAATATTTTTAGCCCAGGTGTTGGTGTTGACTCAGCACAACTTGGTCACGCAGATGTATCAAAGTATATTTCTCAGAGCTCAGAACTAAGCGATAAACCTCATGGTTTAATCGTCATGATCCTTGATATGATCCCATCAAATATTTTTAAAGCAATGAGTAATGGTGAAATACTTCCAGTCATTTTCTTTTGTGTATTTTTTGGTCTAGGTTTAATGCAGCTACCCGATAAGCAGCGTGAACCATTTGTGGCTTTTTTGAAAGTGATCTCTGATACGATGTTCAAAGTAACAAATATTATTATGCGTTACGCACCAATTGGTGTCTTTGCATTAATGACGGTAACAATTGCTAAATATGGTTTCGCCTCATTATTGCCATTATTAAAGTTAGTTGCCGTTGTTTATATTGCAATGATAGTATTTACTGTTGGTGTATTGGGATTAGTATGTAAACTATGTAAGTTTAATATTTTTATGCTACTGCGAATACTAAAAGAAGAATTAATTATTGCGTTTTCTACTGCGAGTTCAGAGACTGCACTGCCTAAAATTATTGAAAAAATGGAAGCCTATGGCGCGCCTAAATCAGTTACAAGCTTTGTGATCCCAACTGGTTATTCGTTTAATTTAGATGGTTCAACCCTTTATCAAAGTATTACTGTAATTTTCTTAGCTCAACTATTTAATATTGATCTCTCGATTATGCAACAGATCATTATTGTTATTACGTTAATGATTGCGTCAAAAGGTATTGCTGGTGTACCTGGAGCCTCTATTTTAGTGTTATCTGCAACACTAGGCAGTGTTGGCATACCACTTGAAGGTATCGGTTATATTATGGGTGTCGAGCGCATTTTAGATATGGGAAGAACGGTAGTTAATGTTGTTGGTAATGCGCTTGCTGCAATTGTAATTGCTCGTTGGGAACATATATTTGACGATAATAAAGCACGTTGTTACGAGCAAGATTATATTCATAATCGAATAAAAGAGTAG
- a CDS encoding ABC transporter ATP-binding protein produces MIKVEALQLTFNAGTPIENHVLRGLDLNIKESEFVTIIGSNGAGKSSLLNVISGDLIADTGYVIINDKDVSRLPAWKRAGMVARVFQDPMIGTCENLTIEENLALAYNRGQKQRLKPALNNHLRQLFKDKLTVLNLGLENRLSDMMGLLSGGQRQAVSLLMSTLQSSKILLLDEHTAALDPKTAQFVLELTAKMVEESKLTTMMVTHSMKQALEYGTRTVMLHQGKVVLDVSGEERKRMTVTDLLNMFEKTRGEEITDDALLLG; encoded by the coding sequence ATGATAAAAGTTGAAGCATTACAGCTGACTTTTAACGCCGGTACGCCAATTGAAAATCATGTACTGCGTGGGTTAGATTTAAATATTAAAGAAAGTGAATTTGTTACTATAATTGGTAGTAATGGTGCAGGAAAAAGCTCGCTATTAAATGTAATTAGTGGTGATCTTATCGCTGACACTGGCTATGTAATAATTAATGATAAAGATGTATCTCGTTTACCAGCTTGGAAAAGAGCAGGAATGGTAGCTAGAGTATTTCAAGATCCAATGATTGGTACCTGTGAAAACTTGACTATTGAAGAAAATTTAGCGCTTGCCTATAACAGAGGCCAAAAACAACGATTAAAACCAGCATTAAATAATCATCTGCGACAATTATTTAAAGATAAGCTCACTGTTCTTAATTTGGGTTTAGAAAATCGTCTATCAGACATGATGGGATTATTATCAGGCGGACAAAGGCAAGCCGTTAGCTTATTAATGTCAACATTACAATCATCTAAAATATTGCTACTTGATGAGCATACCGCAGCTCTTGATCCGAAAACGGCACAGTTTGTGTTAGAACTGACAGCAAAAATGGTTGAAGAAAGTAAATTAACTACCATGATGGTGACTCATTCTATGAAACAAGCACTTGAGTATGGCACTCGAACCGTTATGTTACATCAAGGAAAAGTCGTTTTAGATGTATCTGGAGAGGAACGAAAACGTATGACGGTGACTGATCTGCTTAATATGTTTGAAAAAACGCGTGGTGAAGAAATTACTGATGATGCGTTATTATTAGGTTAA
- a CDS encoding ABC transporter permease, with protein MSFEFFLGSLEIGLIYALVSLGVFISFRLLDFPDLTADGSFPLGGAICGLCLYTGVDPWIATLLGTLGGCIAGMITGWLYVKLNILQLLSSIIVMIGLYSINLRILGLGPYIMDETSRMAGSPNLSLLDAKTIFSPFINADYTNQYIVQPLMILGFVLVLWWLVNSFLNTQKGLALRATGTNARMAKAQGIPTGGITILGMAISNGLIALGGSLFVQTQGGADITIGVGTIVIGLASIIIGESVFPAKRMWVILLSVIIGSILYRLFIAIALGNELLQSIGIGTEDLNLITAILVVLALVLPKQLKKWLRKRGKSA; from the coding sequence ATGTCATTTGAATTTTTTTTAGGTTCGCTTGAGATTGGGCTTATTTATGCTTTAGTCAGTCTTGGTGTTTTTATTTCATTTCGTTTACTCGATTTTCCTGATTTAACCGCAGATGGAAGCTTTCCATTAGGCGGGGCAATTTGTGGTTTATGTTTATATACAGGCGTTGATCCTTGGATTGCAACCCTACTAGGCACACTTGGTGGCTGCATTGCGGGTATGATAACTGGTTGGCTGTATGTAAAACTCAATATTTTGCAACTGTTGTCGAGTATTATTGTGATGATTGGATTATATTCAATTAATCTGCGCATTTTAGGCTTAGGTCCATATATTATGGATGAAACGTCTCGCATGGCTGGTTCACCAAACCTATCGTTACTTGATGCTAAAACAATCTTTTCACCTTTTATTAATGCCGATTATACCAATCAATATATTGTTCAGCCCCTAATGATATTAGGGTTTGTGCTTGTCTTATGGTGGTTAGTAAATAGTTTTTTAAATACTCAAAAAGGACTCGCATTACGCGCGACAGGTACAAATGCCCGTATGGCTAAAGCACAAGGGATCCCAACCGGTGGTATAACAATCTTAGGGATGGCTATTTCAAATGGCCTAATTGCTTTAGGTGGCTCACTATTTGTGCAAACACAAGGTGGCGCTGATATCACTATTGGCGTTGGTACAATCGTGATTGGGCTTGCATCAATAATTATCGGTGAAAGCGTATTCCCCGCGAAACGTATGTGGGTTATTTTATTATCGGTTATCATTGGCTCTATCTTATATCGTTTATTTATTGCAATTGCACTAGGTAATGAGTTATTGCAAAGTATTGGTATCGGCACAGAAGATCTTAATTTGATCACTGCTATTTTAGTTGTATTAGCACTAGTGTTACCGAAACAACTAAAAAAATGGCTACGTAAACGAGGAAAATCAGCATGA
- a CDS encoding ABC transporter substrate-binding protein has protein sequence MYNTKNTLFTSLIAVICLLILPFTLFASENEVKYVAITAIVEHPALDNVRKGVEDELKNNGYIVGQNLKLQYQSAQGSSANAAQIAKQFVASKPDVIVGIGTPSSQALAATTKTIPIVFTAVTDPVVAKLTPSWNASKTNVTGVSDALSLETQIGIMLKINPEIKSIGYVYSPGEVNSTIVLKQLQEMLSAKGIKIIAAPAQRTSDIPTAAKSLKGKVDIIYTTTDNNVVSAYESLVKVANESKLPLVASDPDSAHRGAIAALGMSYYDLGRQAGKIVIRILNGEKPGDIPPQVGNVTKLIINTKAAQRQGVILSDEILNMAAEIVEK, from the coding sequence ATGTACAATACTAAAAATACTCTATTTACATCATTAATAGCGGTTATTTGCCTACTGATATTACCTTTTACACTATTCGCAAGTGAGAATGAAGTTAAATACGTTGCTATTACCGCAATCGTTGAGCACCCTGCATTAGATAATGTTAGAAAAGGAGTTGAAGATGAGTTAAAAAATAATGGTTATATTGTAGGTCAGAACTTAAAATTACAATATCAAAGTGCCCAAGGTAGCAGCGCCAATGCCGCACAAATCGCAAAACAGTTTGTTGCAAGCAAACCTGATGTTATCGTTGGAATTGGAACGCCTAGCTCACAAGCATTAGCGGCTACTACGAAAACAATTCCAATTGTATTTACTGCCGTTACTGATCCCGTTGTTGCGAAATTGACACCTAGTTGGAATGCATCAAAAACTAACGTTACTGGAGTTTCAGATGCATTATCATTAGAAACCCAAATTGGGATCATGCTAAAAATAAATCCAGAAATAAAATCTATCGGATATGTATATAGTCCTGGAGAAGTAAATTCAACGATTGTATTAAAACAGCTACAAGAGATGTTAAGCGCAAAAGGAATTAAAATTATTGCAGCTCCAGCACAACGGACATCAGATATCCCAACAGCTGCAAAAAGTCTTAAAGGTAAAGTTGATATAATTTATACTACGACAGACAATAATGTGGTTTCGGCTTATGAATCATTAGTAAAAGTAGCTAATGAAAGTAAACTACCATTAGTTGCCTCAGATCCAGATTCAGCACATCGTGGAGCCATTGCTGCGTTGGGGATGAGCTACTATGATTTAGGGCGGCAAGCTGGTAAAATTGTCATTCGGATCCTTAATGGTGAAAAGCCAGGTGATATTCCACCACAAGTTGGGAACGTAACAAAGCTCATTATTAATACAAAAGCAGCGCAAAGACAAGGCGTCATACTATCAGATGAAATCTTGAATATGGCTGCTGAAATTGTAGAAAAATAA
- a CDS encoding ABC transporter substrate-binding protein, with protein sequence MLKKSISSVLCLVITCLTPFISYASQVKTVAITAIVEHPSLDEIRDGVKDELIAQGYKLNDNLIIQYQSAQGSSANAAQIAKQFVANKPDVIVAIATPSAQAVAASTKTIPLVFAGITDPVAAKLMKSFSPTGTNITGVSDYLEIQPQIAFMKKIVPNLKTVGYVYSPGEVNSTIVLKELQEQLIKQNINIVAVPAQRTADIPTAAKSLKGKVDLIYTTTDNNVVSAYEALVKVANENKIPLLASFPDAIERGAVAAFGMSYYDVGRQSGKLVIRILNGEKPGQIAPETGQETHLVINLEAARRQGVVLSNEVIQSAYRVINAK encoded by the coding sequence ATGTTAAAAAAATCGATTAGTTCAGTGTTATGTTTAGTCATAACATGTTTAACCCCATTTATTAGTTACGCAAGTCAAGTTAAAACCGTAGCCATTACTGCAATTGTTGAGCATCCATCACTTGATGAGATCCGTGATGGTGTAAAAGATGAGCTAATAGCTCAGGGCTATAAACTTAATGATAACCTGATTATACAATATCAAAGTGCCCAAGGTAGTAGCGCTAATGCAGCGCAAATTGCTAAACAGTTTGTGGCAAATAAACCTGATGTAATTGTTGCAATCGCAACACCTAGTGCTCAAGCAGTTGCTGCATCAACAAAAACAATTCCTTTAGTCTTTGCTGGGATCACAGATCCTGTCGCAGCAAAATTGATGAAATCATTCTCACCAACAGGAACGAACATCACCGGTGTATCGGATTACTTAGAGATTCAACCACAAATTGCATTTATGAAAAAAATTGTACCTAATCTTAAAACTGTAGGATATGTTTATAGTCCTGGTGAAGTAAATTCAACTATTGTATTAAAAGAACTACAAGAACAACTAATTAAGCAAAATATTAATATTGTGGCAGTTCCTGCACAGCGCACAGCTGATATTCCAACCGCAGCCAAAAGCCTTAAAGGTAAAGTTGATCTTATCTACACAACAACTGACAATAATGTTGTATCTGCTTATGAAGCATTGGTAAAAGTTGCTAACGAAAATAAAATTCCATTACTAGCTTCATTTCCAGATGCAATAGAACGAGGTGCAGTTGCCGCTTTTGGGATGAGTTATTATGATGTAGGTCGTCAATCAGGTAAATTAGTGATTCGTATTCTTAATGGTGAGAAGCCAGGTCAAATAGCTCCAGAAACAGGGCAAGAAACCCATTTAGTAATTAATCTTGAAGCAGCTAGACGTCAAGGTGTTGTTTTGTCAAATGAAGTTATTCAATCGGCATATCGAGTTATTAATGCAAAATAG
- the fdhE gene encoding formate dehydrogenase accessory protein FdhE has product MSIKIVPQEQLEEQNEKTGIISKLPLLFYPAPKVLYTNRMKRMSELAKNSPFSDYLNFCIKIVSKQAELIRTMPIEQNLNELVKQGVKNNVPPLSIKNFALTDQWLKYLYPIMDEAQTLNEAIADTINNLKKNNKTQLLDKAEKLLNSQFNQVNSNESLFIWSALSLYYTQLASQLPGKAVAEFGEQRWHCPICQSSPIASVIHLGNNIGLRYLHCSLCESEWYVPRAKCTNCDNLENITYYSFDQELSAIKTECCENCHSYLKVFNQELDTHLDVVADDINSLMLDMETEKENFSKSGMNPLLFSVS; this is encoded by the coding sequence ATGAGTATAAAAATTGTTCCCCAAGAACAGCTTGAAGAACAAAATGAAAAAACAGGTATTATTAGTAAATTACCATTACTTTTTTATCCTGCCCCTAAAGTTCTTTATACAAACCGTATGAAACGGATGTCTGAACTAGCTAAAAATAGCCCATTTTCTGATTACCTTAATTTCTGTATTAAAATTGTAAGTAAACAAGCAGAACTTATTCGTACAATGCCAATTGAGCAAAATCTTAATGAATTAGTTAAACAAGGTGTCAAAAATAATGTTCCACCATTATCAATAAAAAACTTCGCTCTAACCGATCAATGGCTCAAGTATCTTTATCCAATTATGGATGAGGCTCAAACACTTAATGAAGCAATAGCGGATACGATAAATAATCTTAAAAAGAATAACAAAACGCAGCTGCTAGATAAAGCCGAAAAATTATTAAATAGCCAGTTTAATCAAGTTAATAGTAATGAATCACTATTTATTTGGTCAGCGTTATCGCTTTATTATACTCAATTAGCAAGTCAATTACCGGGTAAAGCCGTTGCTGAGTTTGGCGAACAACGTTGGCATTGCCCTATTTGCCAAAGTAGTCCTATTGCAAGTGTTATACACCTTGGAAATAATATCGGTTTACGTTATTTACATTGCAGCCTTTGTGAAAGTGAGTGGTACGTGCCAAGAGCAAAATGTACTAATTGTGATAATCTAGAAAATATCACGTATTACTCATTTGATCAGGAACTTTCTGCAATAAAAACCGAATGCTGTGAAAACTGTCATAGCTATCTGAAAGTTTTCAATCAAGAACTTGACACTCATTTAGATGTTGTAGCTGATGATATTAATTCGTTAATGCTTGATATGGAAACTGAAAAAGAGAATTTTTCTAAGAGTGGGATGAATCCATTGTTATTTTCAGTAAGCTAA
- a CDS encoding formate dehydrogenase subunit gamma, with protein MNKKEMILRTPLIVRFCHICIVMLFIITALSGLSLFFPSIKAFGLVLGTPQLVRSLHPFLGCIVFILLMFMLFKLAHHNIPNKNDVRWIKHIDKVIAGKEPEDIPIGKYNAGQKFLFWCIMGLITVLFITGLIMWRRYFAEYFPIEIIRIAIFFHSLAAIGLILLIIGHAYMAIWVKGSIKGMITGYVSRAWARKNHSKWYEEEMAKVYEAELKAESSENATKESKNGVIKS; from the coding sequence ATGAATAAGAAAGAGATGATTTTAAGGACACCTTTAATTGTAAGGTTTTGTCATATCTGTATCGTCATGTTATTTATTATTACAGCACTATCTGGGTTATCACTATTCTTCCCTTCAATTAAAGCGTTTGGATTAGTACTCGGTACGCCACAACTAGTGAGATCACTTCATCCATTTTTAGGATGCATTGTTTTTATTTTATTAATGTTCATGTTATTTAAACTTGCCCATCATAATATCCCCAACAAAAATGACGTACGCTGGATTAAGCATATTGATAAAGTGATCGCAGGTAAAGAGCCCGAGGATATTCCAATTGGCAAATATAATGCCGGCCAAAAGTTTTTGTTTTGGTGCATTATGGGCCTTATAACAGTCTTATTCATTACTGGGCTTATTATGTGGCGCCGTTACTTCGCTGAATATTTTCCAATTGAAATTATTCGTATTGCGATATTTTTTCACTCATTAGCGGCAATTGGTCTGATTTTATTAATCATCGGTCACGCTTATATGGCTATTTGGGTTAAAGGCTCAATCAAGGGAATGATTACAGGCTATGTATCTAGAGCTTGGGCTAGAAAGAATCACTCAAAATGGTATGAAGAGGAAATGGCGAAGGTTTATGAAGCTGAGCTAAAAGCCGAATCTTCAGAGAATGCAACTAAAGAATCAAAAAACGGCGTAATAAAGAGCTAA